In bacterium, a single genomic region encodes these proteins:
- a CDS encoding PilZ domain-containing protein: protein MEIRLEEVKNAFLYIDNSIIEGKIADIDLPKRKIIFEFNPDSPLITAEMGKRGEIFFEYKGSKYFIAGKTFFQPPSRAMVTAETNIEVERRRELRFETPALPATIFYTAGMFRKRHIIKGTILNISTKGARIETSEQLEQDISYDVETSFPYRHSKLDFKASFIIKNTGKYRNLYIYGIQFTNMDIVSESNLKRYLFGSKQ from the coding sequence GTGGAGATAAGGTTAGAGGAAGTAAAAAATGCTTTTCTCTATATAGATAACTCCATCATTGAAGGGAAAATTGCAGATATAGACCTTCCCAAAAGAAAGATTATTTTTGAATTTAATCCGGACTCTCCTTTAATAACTGCAGAGATGGGAAAGCGGGGAGAGATATTCTTTGAATATAAAGGTAGTAAATACTTCATAGCAGGGAAGACATTTTTTCAGCCACCTTCAAGGGCGATGGTGACAGCAGAGACAAATATTGAAGTAGAGAGAAGAAGAGAACTAAGGTTTGAAACACCTGCTTTACCCGCAACTATTTTTTACACAGCAGGGATGTTTAGGAAAAGGCATATTATAAAAGGTACTATATTGAATATAAGTACAAAGGGAGCAAGGATAGAAACATCTGAGCAACTTGAACAGGATATTTCCTATGATGTAGAGACCAGTTTCCCTTATCGCCATTCCAAACTTGATTTTAAAGCATCCTTTATCATAAAGAATACAGGGAAATATAGAAATCTTTATATATATGGTATTCAATTTACTAATATGGATATTGTCTCTGAAAGCAATCTTAAAAGGTATCTATTCGGTTCAAAGCAATAG
- a CDS encoding serine/threonine protein kinase, whose amino-acid sequence MEIRVRPGYIIDGYILEEMVGSGGFATVYKARSIEPIPQFYSIIAIKVLHPRRLDRWQIRRFVKEVKMATMLEHPNIVKVFGIRKQEGNYFSFMEFLDTDLLKAIRTKPELFNHENIVEIIKKAGYGLEYIHRNGIIHKDVNPSNILLSYSMDKIKMTDFGLATKKLFFLHHLKQENSPGGGTEGYIAPERMKGLPVDIRSDIYSFGKTIQRVYSELGFEIPENIKYVIDISTKSEPKERFIDMRELLYFLDR is encoded by the coding sequence ATGGAAATCAGGGTAAGACCTGGATATATCATTGATGGTTATATATTAGAAGAGATGGTTGGCTCCGGTGGATTTGCAACTGTCTATAAAGCAAGAAGTATAGAGCCTATTCCACAATTTTACTCAATAATAGCAATTAAGGTATTACATCCGAGACGACTGGACAGATGGCAAATAAGAAGATTCGTAAAAGAAGTAAAAATGGCTACTATGCTTGAACATCCAAATATAGTTAAGGTATTTGGGATAAGAAAACAGGAGGGCAACTACTTCAGTTTTATGGAATTTCTAGATACAGACCTTTTAAAAGCAATCAGAACAAAACCTGAACTTTTTAATCACGAAAATATAGTAGAAATAATAAAAAAAGCAGGATATGGACTTGAATATATACATAGGAATGGTATTATCCATAAGGATGTTAATCCATCAAATATACTTCTTTCCTACTCAATGGATAAAATCAAAATGACTGATTTTGGATTAGCAACAAAAAAATTGTTTTTCCTGCATCATTTAAAACAGGAGAACAGTCCTGGGGGAGGAACTGAAGGTTATATCGCTCCTGAAAGGATGAAAGGACTACCTGTAGATATAAGGTCTGATATCTACTCTTTTGGTAAAACAATTCAGAGGGTATATTCTGAACTTGGATTTGAAATACCGGAGAATATAAAATATGTTATTGATATATCTACAAAATCCGAACCTAAAGAACGATTTATTGATATGAGAGAATTACTTTATTTCCTTGATAGATAA
- a CDS encoding histone deacetylase — MKILYSEEFLGYREPGHPESPERVKVIKDFLQKKEIGDFISPNPCTEEDILLAHTEELVKKVKENLFYDSDTPNIHNIYYYATLSCGSAINAASIAINGDIAFSLARPPGHHAGRNRLGGFCYFNNMAVAVKKTLKEHRLKIAVVDIDGHHGNGTEEILKGEENIIYISLHQYPAFPGTGISSFSNCYNFPIFPDSTPENYLQKFEKAVDIIKKFSPDLLGISLGLDAHHSDPLLNMPLEDKHYYEMAKKISLITENIFILLEGGYNVNTVGNTCYCFINGLVSERNKK; from the coding sequence ATGAAGATTTTATATTCTGAGGAGTTTCTTGGATATCGTGAACCAGGACATCCTGAATCTCCTGAAAGAGTAAAGGTAATAAAGGATTTTTTACAAAAAAAAGAGATAGGAGATTTTATTTCCCCTAATCCATGTACTGAAGAAGATATATTACTAGCACATACAGAAGAGTTAGTAAAAAAAGTAAAGGAAAACCTCTTTTATGACTCTGATACTCCAAATATCCATAATATCTACTACTATGCCACATTATCCTGTGGTTCTGCAATTAATGCTGCTTCTATTGCTATTAATGGAGATATTGCATTCTCACTTGCCAGACCACCTGGACATCATGCAGGTAGAAATAGGTTAGGGGGTTTCTGCTATTTCAATAATATGGCAGTTGCAGTAAAAAAAACACTAAAAGAACATAGATTAAAAATTGCTGTAGTAGATATAGATGGGCACCATGGTAACGGGACAGAAGAGATATTGAAAGGAGAAGAAAATATAATATATATCTCTTTACATCAATACCCTGCATTCCCTGGCACAGGTATATCCTCTTTTAGTAATTGTTATAATTTCCCGATATTTCCAGATAGCACACCAGAAAATTATCTTCAGAAATTTGAAAAGGCAGTGGATATAATTAAAAAGTTTTCTCCTGACCTGTTAGGTATATCTCTCGGTCTGGATGCTCACCATTCAGACCCATTACTAAATATGCCTCTTGAAGATAAACACTATTACGAAATGGCAAAAAAAATATCTCTAATAACAGAAAATATTTTTATTTTGCTTGAAGGAGGTTATAATGTAAATACAGTGGGAAATACCTGTTATTGCTTTATCAATGGACTTGTTTCTGAAAGGAATAAAAAATGA
- a CDS encoding homocysteine S-methyltransferase family protein — protein MNIEELTKQRRVVITDGSMGTYLEILGYKGKTPELAVIENPDLIRKIHIEYIEAGAQIILTNTFGANGLRLSKKGMYGKITDINSRAVEIAVDAKQGKDTIIAGDIGPTGELLEPYGNLITEEARDVFVQQATILTEAGVDFILLETFQDLEELKVAFSSIRENLNCFVLPSITLTSGDNPKTLMGQGLEDIVKFAEREKIGVLGINCGISSKEMVKVVKKLKDITDIPLWIKPNAGQPYLDKEKVIYPECVEEFVSNCLQMVEDGVRFIGGCCGTTPQYIKLLKAGIDENS, from the coding sequence ATGAACATAGAAGAGTTAACAAAGCAAAGAAGAGTTGTGATAACAGATGGAAGTATGGGAACTTATCTTGAAATCCTCGGATACAAAGGAAAAACCCCAGAACTCGCCGTTATTGAAAACCCTGACCTTATAAGAAAAATCCATATAGAGTATATTGAAGCAGGGGCACAGATTATACTTACAAATACTTTTGGTGCTAATGGATTGCGACTTAGCAAAAAGGGTATGTATGGAAAGATAACGGATATAAATTCAAGGGCAGTAGAAATTGCTGTTGACGCAAAACAAGGAAAAGATACTATCATCGCTGGAGATATAGGACCAACGGGAGAACTCCTTGAACCCTACGGAAATCTTATAACTGAAGAAGCGCGTGATGTCTTTGTACAGCAGGCAACGATATTAACTGAAGCAGGTGTGGATTTTATCCTCCTTGAGACATTCCAGGACCTTGAAGAATTAAAAGTTGCTTTCAGTTCTATTAGAGAAAATCTTAATTGTTTTGTGCTTCCTTCTATAACCTTAACATCAGGAGATAATCCTAAAACACTTATGGGACAGGGACTGGAAGACATAGTGAAATTTGCTGAAAGAGAAAAAATTGGAGTTCTTGGAATAAATTGTGGAATTTCAAGTAAAGAGATGGTAAAAGTAGTTAAAAAATTAAAAGATATCACAGATATCCCTCTATGGATAAAACCCAACGCAGGACAACCATATCTTGATAAGGAGAAAGTTATCTATCCTGAATGTGTTGAAGAGTTTGTCAGCAATTGTCTCCAGATGGTAGAAGACGGGGTAAGATTTATAGGTGGATGTTGCGGAACCACGCCACAGTACATAAAACTCTTAAAGGCAGGAATAGATGAAAATAGTTGA
- the priA gene encoding primosomal protein N': MKIVEVVFDIPVDKPFSYLAGKFSENICRGVRVCAPFGKQKKVGLVISVKDITDADINTYKNILSVYDTLPLLNDALFTLSDFISKKYFSSLGQTLFAMIGGLPLKYKHSIISLTNKEDSICQSYSKKYLLFPKDVKRKEIYIKIIQSVQNGSILLLFPEVSLAEEYYREIFNTYRNRVVLFHSELKKDAKIAIWLKMLTEKNLIVIGTRIAVFSPVADIKTIIIDRGNDHAYNEQQTPKYNTFEVAEFRCKFYRIPFIIGETALSIREYLDIHKHNYSSEVHNKEKLPSIYTVFISRKTVDKDISFFATDTVSILEETLLKKGKVAVIHNSKGTSRILRCEKCEYKFPCDTCSYPTVLSEDGKNLLCRFCKTTIPFEKKCPACKSKRVEERVYGIEKIFRVLKTFYPDFKITKFTSGMNTYEDSDIVIGTIAIKKIFMRYRFSLVIIINGESFLNTPDYNSEEKFLITINEIKGLIDNPECKILIQTRSPNLEIYRALVENNPEIFYSKEISVRKQLLYPPFSEMIKIEIKGTRKDVFERKKRLVEEYIKEKGYELFYSGPSFPPVKKGKGIWKYLLRFRDNFDREEIKKLVSELDATVEVNPEQI; this comes from the coding sequence ATGAAAATAGTTGAAGTGGTTTTTGATATTCCTGTTGATAAACCATTTTCTTATCTTGCAGGCAAATTTTCAGAAAATATATGCAGAGGTGTACGGGTTTGTGCTCCCTTTGGGAAACAAAAAAAAGTAGGGCTGGTTATTTCTGTCAAAGATATTACAGATGCAGATATAAACACCTATAAAAATATTCTTTCTGTGTATGATACTCTTCCTCTTTTGAATGATGCCCTTTTCACTCTATCTGATTTTATCTCAAAGAAATACTTTTCCTCTTTAGGACAGACACTCTTTGCTATGATAGGAGGCCTTCCACTGAAATATAAACATTCCATCATATCATTAACTAATAAAGAGGACTCTATCTGTCAGAGTTATAGCAAGAAATATCTTCTCTTCCCGAAAGATGTAAAGAGGAAAGAAATATATATAAAGATTATCCAATCAGTACAGAATGGTTCAATACTCCTGTTATTCCCTGAAGTATCTCTCGCTGAAGAATATTACAGGGAAATCTTTAACACATACAGAAACAGAGTAGTTTTATTCCATTCTGAATTGAAAAAGGATGCAAAGATAGCCATATGGCTGAAAATGTTAACAGAAAAGAATCTCATTGTTATCGGAACAAGGATTGCTGTATTTTCTCCTGTGGCAGATATAAAAACAATCATAATAGACAGGGGAAATGACCATGCTTATAATGAACAACAAACCCCTAAATACAACACTTTTGAAGTTGCGGAGTTCAGATGCAAGTTTTACCGAATACCTTTTATTATAGGAGAAACAGCCCTCTCTATAAGAGAATATCTTGATATCCATAAACATAACTATTCAAGTGAGGTCCATAATAAAGAGAAATTACCGTCTATATATACTGTATTTATAAGCAGAAAAACAGTTGATAAAGACATTTCATTTTTTGCAACAGATACAGTTTCAATCTTAGAGGAGACACTACTTAAAAAAGGAAAGGTTGCTGTTATACATAACAGTAAAGGTACTTCCAGAATACTGAGATGTGAAAAATGTGAATATAAGTTTCCATGTGATACCTGTAGTTATCCTACGGTTCTATCAGAAGACGGGAAAAATCTACTGTGCAGATTCTGTAAAACAACCATACCTTTTGAAAAAAAGTGCCCTGCCTGTAAAAGTAAAAGAGTGGAGGAAAGGGTATATGGTATTGAAAAGATATTCAGGGTATTAAAAACATTTTATCCTGATTTTAAAATTACAAAATTTACAAGTGGAATGAATACCTATGAGGACTCTGATATTGTTATTGGTACAATTGCCATTAAGAAAATTTTTATGAGATATAGATTTTCTCTTGTAATTATAATAAATGGAGAGAGTTTCCTTAATACCCCTGACTATAACAGCGAAGAGAAGTTTTTAATTACTATCAATGAGATAAAAGGGCTTATAGATAATCCTGAATGTAAAATTCTTATACAGACAAGAAGCCCAAACCTTGAAATATACAGAGCTCTGGTTGAGAATAACCCGGAAATATTTTACAGTAAAGAAATATCTGTAAGAAAACAACTTCTTTATCCGCCATTTTCAGAGATGATAAAAATAGAGATAAAAGGTACCAGAAAAGATGTTTTTGAACGCAAGAAAAGGTTGGTGGAGGAGTATATAAAGGAAAAAGGATATGAACTATTTTATTCTGGCCCTTCTTTCCCACCCGTAAAAAAAGGAAAGGGTATCTGGAAATATCTTTTAAGATTCAGAGATAACTTTGATAGAGAAGAGATAAAAAAGTTGGTCTCTGAATTAGATGCAACAGTAGAAGTCAATCCTGAACAGATTTAA
- a CDS encoding replication-associated recombination protein A: MKELFETSEKKDTFKNQPLAIRMRPQSISDFVGQTHIMREGKPLRNMIEQDKITSLIFYGPPGCGKTALATIIARHTKNYFHHLNAVTSTVADVREVIAVAEQRLKETGKKTILFLDEIAHFNKLQQDALMKDVEEGTIILIGATTHNPYYYINTPLLSRSTVFQFNPLSEDEVKKILKRAIVDSERGLGNIKIVITEETLSYIAKVSEGDARRALNILELSILSVPSEKGINITYDSVKEIVQNKIIAYDRDEDQHYETISAFIKSMRGSDPDASLYWLAKMIVGGEDPRFIARRMIIFASEDIGNAEPQALSIATNCFYAVDVVGMPEAKIILAQTAIYLSTAPKSNSSYKAIENAIDEIKKERIVDIPEHLTQKGQKKYLYPHNFPEHYVPQIYMPLNKIFYIPSDSGYEKKIKFFLKHIERLKNDYEKRNQKGNTGEKKISG; encoded by the coding sequence ATGAAAGAACTTTTTGAAACATCCGAAAAGAAAGATACTTTTAAAAACCAGCCACTTGCAATCAGAATGAGACCACAATCCATTTCTGATTTTGTAGGTCAGACACACATCATGAGAGAAGGTAAACCCCTCAGAAATATGATTGAACAGGATAAAATAACCTCTCTTATTTTTTATGGACCACCCGGTTGTGGTAAAACCGCTCTTGCTACTATTATAGCAAGACATACAAAAAATTATTTCCATCATCTTAATGCAGTAACCTCTACAGTTGCAGATGTAAGAGAGGTTATAGCAGTTGCTGAACAGCGACTAAAAGAAACGGGGAAGAAAACTATACTTTTCCTTGATGAAATAGCACACTTCAATAAACTCCAACAGGATGCTCTGATGAAAGATGTTGAAGAAGGGACTATCATCCTTATAGGTGCTACAACACACAACCCTTATTACTACATAAATACCCCTTTACTATCAAGAAGTACGGTATTCCAGTTTAATCCTCTTTCAGAAGATGAGGTAAAAAAAATATTAAAACGTGCAATTGTAGACAGTGAAAGAGGACTTGGAAATATAAAAATAGTAATTACTGAAGAGACACTCTCTTATATTGCAAAAGTTAGTGAAGGAGATGCGAGAAGAGCACTGAATATACTTGAATTATCCATACTATCTGTACCTTCAGAAAAAGGGATAAACATAACATATGATTCAGTAAAAGAAATTGTTCAGAATAAAATCATTGCCTACGATAGAGACGAAGACCAGCATTATGAGACAATCTCTGCCTTTATTAAAAGTATGCGTGGTTCTGACCCTGATGCTTCACTTTACTGGCTCGCAAAGATGATAGTCGGTGGAGAAGACCCACGTTTTATTGCGAGGAGAATGATTATCTTTGCTTCAGAAGATATAGGTAATGCAGAACCACAGGCACTCTCTATTGCTACAAATTGTTTCTATGCTGTAGATGTTGTTGGAATGCCTGAAGCAAAGATTATACTGGCTCAGACAGCGATATATCTTTCTACAGCACCAAAAAGTAATTCATCCTATAAGGCGATTGAAAATGCAATAGATGAGATTAAAAAAGAAAGGATAGTGGATATACCAGAACATCTAACCCAAAAAGGACAGAAAAAATATCTTTACCCTCATAATTTCCCAGAACATTATGTTCCGCAGATATATATGCCCTTGAATAAAATATTTTACATTCCTTCAGATTCAGGATATGAAAAGAAAATAAAGTTTTTTCTAAAGCATATAGAACGACTGAAAAATGACTATGAAAAGCGAAATCAGAAGGGAAATACTGGAGAGAAGAAAATATCTGGATGA
- a CDS encoding 5-formyltetrahydrofolate cyclo-ligase has translation MKSEIRREILERRKYLDENLWIEKSIKVQKTLIEKDFYKNTSSILVYCYFDKEVMTDIIINDALEKNKVVCIPYNEWEAQTFIPSRIYSVEDIDRTKKIPQPFKKNPFPPESIQVAIIPGVAFDIYGSRIGMGKGFFDKFLKIANRDMLKVSLAFDFQVLDKKLPVDIWDQKVDIIITETRVIKTSI, from the coding sequence ATGAAAAGCGAAATCAGAAGGGAAATACTGGAGAGAAGAAAATATCTGGATGAAAACTTATGGATAGAAAAAAGTATAAAAGTCCAGAAAACACTGATAGAGAAGGATTTTTATAAAAACACCTCATCTATCCTCGTCTATTGTTATTTTGATAAAGAAGTAATGACAGATATTATCATAAATGACGCCCTTGAAAAAAATAAGGTGGTATGTATTCCCTATAATGAGTGGGAGGCCCAGACATTTATACCATCAAGGATATATTCAGTAGAGGATATAGATAGGACAAAAAAAATTCCCCAGCCGTTTAAAAAAAATCCATTCCCTCCTGAATCTATACAGGTTGCTATTATTCCTGGTGTTGCTTTTGATATATATGGCAGTAGAATAGGAATGGGGAAAGGTTTTTTTGATAAATTTCTTAAAATTGCTAACAGAGATATGCTGAAGGTTTCACTTGCCTTTGATTTTCAAGTTCTGGATAAAAAACTCCCTGTAGATATATGGGACCAGAAGGTGGATATTATAATAACTGAAACAAGAGTTATAAAAACGAGTATATAA
- a CDS encoding flavin reductase family protein → MAKKLIYKELTKLIRTKPVILIVTLHPDGTVNAGTFGAYTNLSSDRIGISIWKTSHTCKNIKRTGEFTVNVLTRNIASASEICAEEIPTSKSEIEIAGLTTLPSKKVKTPIVKECVANLECIFEKRIEIGYYNFIIAKCIIGHIEQKFIDIDGGLDVIKAKVIYNIRYPEPLYAVLSKPFKI, encoded by the coding sequence ATGGCAAAGAAACTTATATATAAAGAACTTACAAAACTTATAAGAACAAAACCAGTTATTCTTATTGTCACACTTCACCCTGATGGCACTGTTAATGCTGGCACTTTTGGGGCATATACAAACCTTTCTTCTGACCGTATAGGCATTTCTATATGGAAGACAAGCCATACCTGTAAAAATATAAAAAGGACAGGAGAATTTACTGTAAATGTTCTCACAAGAAACATTGCTTCCGCTTCTGAAATATGTGCTGAAGAAATACCTACTTCTAAAAGTGAGATTGAAATTGCAGGACTTACTACCTTACCATCAAAGAAAGTAAAAACTCCTATAGTAAAAGAATGCGTGGCAAACCTTGAATGTATATTTGAAAAGAGAATAGAGATAGGATATTATAATTTTATCATTGCAAAATGTATTATTGGACACATAGAACAGAAATTTATTGATATTGATGGAGGTCTGGATGTTATAAAAGCAAAGGTGATATATAACATAAGATACCCTGAACCACTTTATGCTGTACTATCCAAACCTTTTAAAATTTAA
- the trxA gene encoding thioredoxin produces the protein MEENKELVENPDYPLHLTDENFEEAIKKYNVIVVDFWASWCMPCKMIAPAIENLAKKLKGKVVFGKLNVDESPSVPSKFNIMSIPTLIVFKDGNVAGTFIGTMPEHILEEKILSVI, from the coding sequence ATGGAAGAAAATAAAGAACTGGTTGAAAATCCTGATTATCCGCTACACCTTACAGATGAAAATTTTGAAGAAGCAATAAAAAAGTATAATGTAATCGTAGTGGACTTCTGGGCATCATGGTGTATGCCCTGTAAAATGATAGCCCCTGCAATAGAAAATCTTGCAAAGAAACTTAAGGGGAAAGTTGTTTTTGGTAAACTTAATGTTGATGAAAGTCCTTCTGTACCATCAAAGTTCAATATAATGTCAATTCCAACACTTATTGTTTTTAAAGATGGTAATGTTGCAGGAACCTTTATAGGTACAATGCCTGAACATATTCTTGAAGAGAAAATTCTATCAGTTATATG